Proteins from a genomic interval of Nitrospira sp.:
- a CDS encoding DUF2281 domain-containing protein, which translates to MTTAEQVYEAVKPLPEPLVREVLDFVRFLRMHRGVTPERAEELNLIYAQETSLKKVWDNVEDEVWNDVPTL; encoded by the coding sequence ATGACGACCGCGGAGCAGGTCTATGAGGCGGTAAAACCGCTTCCCGAACCGCTGGTACGCGAGGTGCTCGATTTCGTTCGCTTCCTTCGCATGCACAGAGGCGTCACACCGGAGCGGGCGGAGGAGTTGAATCTGATCTATGCTCAGGAAACGAGCCTGAAGAAAGTGTGGGATAACGTGGAAGACGAGGTATGGAACGATGTTCCAACCTTGTGA
- a CDS encoding tetratricopeptide repeat protein: MSESDLPETNLNDLAAEAYERGLALRKAGLFKPAIEQFEKATSDPALALKAYAQMGLSQKSCDRYEDAVAAFRNALKSPGASKKDIVQILYVLGRTLESLGRIAEALEAYRWLRREDSLYRDVGERIDALSTGRSQAEQRSAQNNPKAGTSQQLQAWQNLLRNVK, translated from the coding sequence ATGTCAGAATCAGACCTTCCGGAAACAAATCTCAACGACCTCGCAGCTGAGGCATACGAACGGGGCCTTGCGTTGCGGAAAGCCGGCCTCTTCAAGCCGGCGATCGAGCAATTTGAAAAGGCCACGAGCGACCCCGCGCTCGCCCTGAAAGCCTATGCCCAAATGGGACTCTCGCAAAAGTCCTGCGATCGATACGAAGACGCGGTCGCGGCTTTCCGCAACGCCCTCAAATCACCCGGCGCATCGAAAAAAGACATCGTGCAAATCCTCTACGTGCTCGGCCGCACCCTCGAATCGCTCGGCCGGATCGCCGAAGCGCTCGAAGCCTATCGCTGGCTTCGGCGGGAAGACAGCCTGTATCGGGACGTCGGAGAGCGTATCGATGCGCTGAGCACGGGACGGAGCCAGGCCGAGCAGCGATCCGCGCAAAACAACCCGAAAGCGGGAACCAGTCAGCAGCTCCAGGCCTGGCAGAACCTCCTGCGGAACGTGAAGTAA
- the gspE gene encoding type II secretion system ATPase GspE, producing the protein MSESEQQVTFGRPLLGRILGEKFNLLDSKLDEALAYQREKGGRLGEALLHLRVLREEELLEALAQQFELAWLPHLEVSHIDHELIKRVPIGFARRYRILPLRHEDGAVVVATTDPLETVALDDLRLLLGKPIRPVLTTGLALLACLNRVYDEAASPAGAEQVMEDIAAAENLDQLAHELDEPQDLLDATDEAPIIRLVNSVLFQAVRQRASDIHFESFERGLVVRYRIDGVLYPVLTPPKRLQSSIIARLKIMAGLNIAEKRLPQDGRFAIRTAGKDVDLRVSVLPTSHGERVVLRLLEKENRLLNLTEMGFSTDRLSSIQQLIQLAHGIILVTGPTGSGKTTTLYAALSQINAPDKNIITVEDPVEYQLLGIGQMQVNPKINLTFAAGLRSILRQDPDVIMIGEIRDRETAEIAIHASLTGHLVFSTLHTNDAASAATRLIDMGIEPFLVASSVMAVLAQRLLRQICPDCKKPYKPTVDELGRLGLDGKGPFTFYRGAGCPNCSQTGYRGRTGIYELLVLDDEVRRLIGAKADSSVIKQAAIAKGMITLKQEGAMKVAQGVTTTEEVMRITQQEIEI; encoded by the coding sequence GTGAGCGAGTCCGAACAGCAAGTTACCTTCGGCAGGCCGCTTCTCGGGCGGATTCTCGGGGAGAAATTCAATCTCCTGGATTCCAAGCTCGACGAGGCGTTGGCCTATCAGCGTGAGAAAGGCGGCCGCCTCGGCGAAGCCCTCCTCCATTTGCGCGTGCTTCGCGAAGAGGAACTGTTGGAAGCCTTGGCCCAGCAATTTGAGCTGGCGTGGTTGCCGCATCTGGAAGTCTCCCATATCGATCATGAACTGATTAAGCGAGTGCCCATCGGCTTTGCGCGGCGCTACCGGATTCTCCCCTTGCGCCATGAGGACGGTGCCGTCGTGGTCGCGACGACCGACCCGCTTGAGACGGTGGCGTTGGATGATTTGCGCCTCTTGTTGGGGAAACCGATCCGGCCGGTACTGACTACAGGGCTTGCCCTTTTGGCCTGTTTGAACCGCGTCTATGACGAGGCGGCCAGCCCCGCCGGGGCTGAACAGGTCATGGAAGACATTGCGGCGGCGGAAAATCTGGACCAGCTGGCCCATGAGCTGGATGAACCGCAGGATCTGCTCGACGCGACCGACGAGGCCCCGATCATTCGCCTGGTGAACTCGGTCTTGTTCCAGGCGGTGCGGCAGCGGGCCAGCGACATCCACTTCGAATCCTTCGAGCGCGGCCTCGTGGTCCGGTACCGGATCGACGGCGTGCTCTATCCCGTGCTGACCCCGCCGAAGCGCTTGCAGTCCAGCATCATCGCCCGCCTGAAGATCATGGCGGGGTTGAACATCGCGGAAAAGCGCTTGCCGCAAGACGGCCGCTTTGCCATCCGGACGGCGGGGAAAGACGTCGACTTGCGTGTGTCGGTGCTCCCCACCTCGCACGGCGAACGGGTGGTCCTTCGTCTGCTCGAAAAAGAGAATCGCCTTCTGAATCTGACGGAGATGGGATTTTCAACCGACCGGCTCTCGTCCATCCAGCAGCTTATTCAGCTGGCTCACGGCATCATCCTCGTGACGGGTCCGACAGGCAGCGGCAAAACGACCACGCTCTATGCCGCGCTCAGCCAGATCAACGCGCCCGATAAGAACATCATCACGGTCGAGGACCCGGTCGAGTATCAATTGCTCGGGATCGGGCAGATGCAGGTTAATCCCAAGATCAATCTCACCTTCGCGGCCGGCCTGCGTTCGATCCTGCGCCAGGACCCCGACGTCATCATGATCGGAGAAATCCGCGATCGCGAGACGGCGGAAATCGCGATTCACGCGTCGCTCACCGGGCACCTGGTCTTCTCCACGCTGCATACCAACGATGCGGCCAGCGCCGCGACGCGGTTGATCGATATGGGGATCGAGCCGTTTCTTGTGGCTTCCTCGGTCATGGCGGTCCTCGCGCAACGTTTGTTGCGGCAAATCTGCCCCGATTGCAAGAAGCCCTATAAGCCCACGGTGGATGAGCTTGGCCGTCTTGGCCTGGATGGCAAGGGGCCCTTTACGTTTTACCGCGGCGCCGGCTGTCCGAACTGTTCGCAGACCGGGTATCGCGGCCGGACGGGCATCTATGAATTGCTCGTGCTGGACGACGAAGTGCGGCGGCTCATCGGGGCGAAAGCCGACTCATCGGTGATCAAACAGGCGGCCATCGCCAAGGGCATGATCACGTTGAAGCAGGAAGGCGCGATGAAGGTAGCTCAGGGCGTGACGACGACGGAAGAAGTGATGCGGATCACGCAGCAGGAGATTGAGATCTAG
- a CDS encoding DUF2283 domain-containing protein has translation MKLSYDAKYNIAYLRLHEKIGHVTTIKVSEEMNIDIAPDGTVYGIELLNAKEQLADDHGTLIVESEGQRREIPLTA, from the coding sequence ATGAAACTTAGCTATGATGCCAAATACAACATTGCGTATCTGCGTTTACACGAAAAGATAGGGCACGTCACCACCATTAAGGTGAGTGAAGAGATGAACATCGACATCGCACCGGATGGGACCGTTTACGGCATTGAATTGCTGAATGCGAAGGAACAATTGGCAGACGACCATGGCACGCTGATCGTAGAGTCGGAAGGACAACGCCGTGAAATCCCGTTGACGGCCTGA
- the gspF gene encoding type II secretion system inner membrane protein GspF: MPVYQYRGYKSDGGSAAGIVDAESVKVARLKLRKDGVFPTDVIEQGQATGRGLAHDRVAISAPLGRSQVLSAPELAMLTRQFATLLVAGLPLVDALGVLIDQSEKKPAKALLADVREQVRAGKALSHVLESYGKDFSPIYVHMVRAGEASGALDQILFRLAEFLEKQQALRNKVTNAILYPALMLIVGVGVLFFLMTFVVPKITAVFASMKAALPFPTVVLMTISRFCSTYWPLMLLAVVGGGWLVRRFIQTESGRTVADRLILRIPLIGEVARMVAISRLTGTLATMLSSGVQLLDALDVSKRVMNNRVLEEAVEGARQNIREGETIADPLKRSGQFPSLVTHMIAVGERSGEMEEMLRRIGQIYDGEVERVITRFTSLLEPIMILVMGVIVFFIVVAILLPIFEMGQMVR, translated from the coding sequence ATGCCGGTCTATCAATACCGCGGGTATAAGAGCGACGGCGGATCTGCTGCGGGTATCGTCGATGCCGAGAGCGTGAAGGTTGCCCGTCTGAAGCTCCGCAAAGACGGGGTGTTTCCGACCGACGTCATTGAGCAGGGGCAAGCCACCGGCCGCGGGTTGGCGCATGACCGTGTCGCCATCTCGGCTCCGCTCGGAAGATCTCAGGTGTTGTCGGCACCCGAACTGGCGATGTTGACCCGTCAGTTTGCGACCTTGTTGGTTGCCGGACTTCCTCTGGTCGACGCGTTGGGGGTCTTGATCGACCAGTCTGAAAAGAAGCCGGCGAAAGCGTTGCTTGCCGATGTGCGCGAGCAAGTGCGTGCAGGAAAAGCGCTCAGCCACGTGCTGGAGTCCTACGGCAAAGACTTCTCCCCGATCTATGTGCACATGGTGCGGGCGGGGGAAGCGAGCGGCGCGCTGGACCAGATCCTTTTTCGCCTGGCCGAGTTTCTTGAAAAACAGCAGGCGCTCAGGAACAAAGTCACCAATGCCATTCTCTACCCCGCCTTGATGTTGATCGTCGGCGTGGGTGTATTGTTTTTCCTGATGACCTTTGTGGTTCCGAAGATCACGGCGGTCTTCGCCAGCATGAAAGCCGCGCTCCCCTTCCCGACCGTGGTGCTGATGACGATCAGCCGCTTCTGTTCCACCTATTGGCCGCTCATGCTGCTGGCTGTAGTCGGCGGCGGGTGGCTCGTTCGCCGGTTCATTCAGACCGAATCGGGGCGCACCGTTGCCGATCGATTGATCCTCCGCATTCCCCTGATCGGCGAGGTGGCGCGGATGGTGGCCATCTCGCGGCTCACCGGCACCTTGGCGACGATGTTATCGAGCGGCGTCCAGCTGCTCGATGCCCTGGATGTCTCGAAGCGCGTGATGAACAATCGGGTCTTGGAGGAAGCGGTCGAAGGCGCCAGGCAGAATATTCGGGAAGGCGAAACGATTGCGGACCCGCTCAAGCGCAGCGGCCAATTTCCGTCCCTCGTGACCCATATGATCGCCGTCGGAGAACGCAGCGGCGAGATGGAAGAAATGCTGCGGCGCATCGGCCAGATTTACGACGGCGAAGTGGAGCGGGTCATCACCCGGTTTACATCGCTCCTGGAACCGATCATGATCTTGGTCATGGGCGTCATCGTCTTCTTTATCGTGGTAGCCATTTTGCTGCCGATCTTTGAAATGGGTCAAATGGTGCGGTGA
- the gspG gene encoding type II secretion system major pseudopilin GspG yields the protein MSGKELYESAWTKWNRHRFRCPFTSRVTRHASRLGNARGFTFIEIMVVVAILAILAALVVPRIMGRTDDAKRTAAKVQIRNIEGALQLYKLDNGVYPSSEQGLKALVEKPSVGVIPKKWKIGGYIDKLPEDPWGNQYKYQSPAPIQQGQYGQIKADYEIMSLGTDGEVGGEGVNADIANWNLEKD from the coding sequence ATGAGCGGCAAGGAACTGTACGAGAGCGCATGGACCAAATGGAACCGGCATCGCTTCCGATGTCCCTTCACGTCACGCGTCACGCGTCACGCGTCACGACTCGGCAACGCACGCGGCTTCACCTTCATTGAAATCATGGTGGTGGTGGCGATTCTCGCCATCCTGGCGGCGCTGGTCGTCCCGCGGATCATGGGGCGGACCGACGATGCCAAACGGACCGCCGCAAAGGTGCAGATCCGCAATATCGAAGGGGCGCTCCAACTCTATAAGCTCGACAACGGTGTCTATCCTTCAAGCGAACAGGGGCTCAAAGCGCTGGTCGAGAAGCCGTCGGTGGGCGTGATTCCTAAAAAGTGGAAAATCGGCGGATACATCGACAAGCTTCCTGAAGATCCCTGGGGAAACCAGTACAAGTATCAAAGCCCGGCACCGATCCAGCAGGGACAATACGGGCAGATCAAGGCTGATTATGAAATCATGTCCCTCGGTACCGATGGCGAGGTCGGCGGAGAAGGCGTGAATGCGGATATTGCGAACTGGAACTTGGAAAAGGATTAG
- a CDS encoding DUF433 domain-containing protein, whose amino-acid sequence MKQLDRITMDPAVMGGKPCIRGMRVTVGTIVGLMAAGKAIDEVLAAYPYIEREDILQALTYAAWRSEEKDLPLVS is encoded by the coding sequence ATGAAACAGTTGGATCGCATCACCATGGACCCTGCGGTCATGGGAGGGAAACCCTGTATCAGGGGTATGCGCGTGACCGTCGGGACAATAGTGGGCTTGATGGCCGCGGGAAAGGCGATTGACGAAGTTTTGGCGGCCTATCCCTACATCGAACGGGAAGATATCTTGCAAGCTCTTACATACGCAGCCTGGAGATCGGAAGAAAAGGATCTTCCCTTGGTCTCCTGA
- a CDS encoding type II secretion system protein GspJ, which produces MAYSKHEGGFTLVEALLAIALLATLGAMVFGSLLTTTRVVDAGRAAASREQTIRRVLRLMAEELTVGVKETTFPWVGLNGTQDGQSADTLAFVTRGDGFGVQAARESEILRVIYTREGDRLIRFVRRNLYGLTDESVDQVNLATKVKGFNVRYYSRQGQVWLDEWSSTGPLPTALLLEITFQEPDAEPYTIREWVTVGVS; this is translated from the coding sequence ATGGCTTATTCTAAGCACGAAGGCGGATTCACGCTGGTCGAAGCGTTGCTGGCGATTGCGCTGCTGGCGACGTTGGGCGCGATGGTCTTCGGATCTTTGCTGACGACGACGCGGGTCGTGGATGCCGGTCGAGCGGCGGCCTCACGCGAGCAGACCATCCGGCGCGTGTTACGGCTGATGGCCGAGGAACTCACGGTCGGCGTCAAGGAGACGACGTTCCCCTGGGTCGGTTTGAACGGAACGCAAGACGGTCAGTCGGCCGATACGCTGGCCTTCGTGACGCGGGGGGACGGATTCGGTGTCCAGGCCGCGCGTGAGAGCGAGATCCTGCGCGTGATTTACACGCGCGAGGGCGATCGCTTGATCCGGTTCGTCCGGCGCAATCTCTACGGGCTCACCGATGAGTCAGTCGATCAGGTCAACCTGGCAACGAAGGTGAAGGGGTTCAACGTTCGCTACTACAGCCGGCAAGGCCAGGTGTGGCTGGACGAATGGAGCTCAACCGGACCGTTGCCGACGGCGCTGCTGCTGGAAATCACCTTTCAAGAGCCCGATGCCGAACCCTATACCATTCGTGAATGGGTCACGGTGGGAGTCTCCTGA
- a CDS encoding type II secretion system protein N, which produces MDILGDQPGRRLTIAAYLAVGALLIAHGVNAFVAAALALPPAKGAAPQSAQTAVPVTFVPQQWVDQIQSSGLFLLPAAPLGMTGVPGTASQAPVRAALGVANKLRLLGVVLGSERGVFAIVEELATKRQVLYRLHDQIPDLGEVSAIRRDGMVIRSGDQEELLELSTTDKPATPVVTAGAPVAAAPGVPIKKVIDRREVEAAMADLPKLLTQARAVPFMVNGTPNGYRMDYIAPASFYEKIGIQYGDVLQRVNGVDVRDPSTMLSLFQQLKNERTVKVDMVRNNQKTTMTFELR; this is translated from the coding sequence ATGGATATTCTCGGCGATCAACCCGGACGGCGCCTCACTATCGCCGCCTATCTTGCTGTGGGCGCATTGCTCATTGCGCATGGCGTCAATGCGTTTGTCGCCGCGGCCTTAGCCCTCCCGCCTGCGAAGGGCGCAGCTCCTCAATCAGCTCAGACGGCTGTTCCGGTGACGTTTGTGCCGCAGCAATGGGTGGATCAAATTCAGTCGAGCGGCCTGTTCCTGCTGCCCGCCGCCCCGCTTGGAATGACCGGTGTGCCGGGGACTGCTTCGCAAGCACCCGTACGGGCGGCCTTGGGCGTGGCGAACAAGCTGCGGCTCTTAGGCGTCGTGTTAGGAAGCGAACGCGGGGTGTTCGCGATTGTCGAAGAATTGGCCACGAAACGGCAGGTGCTCTACCGGCTGCACGACCAGATCCCGGATTTGGGAGAGGTCAGCGCCATTCGCCGGGACGGCATGGTGATTCGGAGCGGCGACCAGGAAGAGCTGCTGGAACTTTCCACGACCGACAAGCCGGCGACTCCGGTGGTGACCGCCGGCGCTCCTGTCGCAGCGGCGCCCGGGGTTCCCATTAAAAAAGTGATCGATCGACGAGAGGTTGAAGCGGCGATGGCAGACTTGCCGAAGCTGCTGACTCAGGCGCGCGCCGTGCCGTTCATGGTCAATGGCACCCCCAACGGGTATCGCATGGACTACATCGCCCCGGCCAGTTTTTATGAGAAGATCGGCATCCAATATGGGGATGTGTTGCAGCGGGTCAACGGTGTAGATGTCCGTGATCCCTCCACGATGCTCAGTTTGTTCCAGCAATTGAAAAATGAACGAACGGTGAAAGTCGATATGGTTCGCAACAACCAGAAGACCACCATGACCTTTGAGCTCCGATAG
- a CDS encoding prepilin-type N-terminal cleavage/methylation domain-containing protein → MRPYQPQDERGFTLLEVLLAVAILAIALPVLLGLRNFDLELQSRSMELTTATLLAQEKLLETELSGSFPIGESTGEFQTPAPGVLSSITETNRAPGYRWKRSIMPTPLELIREVKIQISWPRGQQDETLEVSTYVFAGLAF, encoded by the coding sequence ATGCGGCCCTACCAACCACAAGACGAACGCGGATTTACTCTGCTGGAGGTGCTGCTGGCGGTCGCGATTCTTGCGATCGCTCTCCCCGTGCTCTTGGGCCTGAGGAATTTCGATTTGGAGCTGCAATCCCGCTCCATGGAGTTGACGACGGCCACACTGTTGGCTCAGGAAAAACTCTTGGAAACGGAACTGTCTGGCTCCTTCCCCATTGGTGAATCGACGGGAGAGTTTCAAACGCCGGCGCCCGGCGTCCTCTCGTCGATCACGGAGACCAATCGTGCGCCCGGTTATCGCTGGAAGCGCAGTATCATGCCGACGCCGCTGGAGCTCATTCGAGAAGTCAAGATCCAGATCTCCTGGCCGCGCGGCCAGCAGGATGAAACATTGGAAGTGAGTACCTATGTCTTTGCCGGCCTCGCATTCTAA
- the gspN gene encoding type II secretion system protein GspN — MVWPWKDLSAWKAPLLWMAFGSGLLFLSIALTFPYGALQTRVIGELQRATGMDVRAADWSIGFPAAIEWRQMTLTKTDWSPLQLGLVRAQVGLWRLLTGGVALDLAAQLDEATATQGTVKLTVTASSWSMTGPMAMIGKIQKLDLSKVLRPYVTRGSMTGEFSHRLDRSATGGSAAFGEGTWKAEAKDLSLDHIPVGNGRILALAFSTLSISLACREQICDVTELKGDGIDGSFSGQGTVTMQQPLQQSQLALSLTVIPGVGFAAKAPGLGIPPLPPGTPFTFKVMGTLAQARVAL; from the coding sequence ATGGTGTGGCCATGGAAGGACCTCTCGGCTTGGAAGGCCCCGCTGCTGTGGATGGCCTTTGGATCTGGACTGCTCTTCCTCTCGATCGCCCTCACCTTCCCCTATGGAGCTTTGCAGACGAGAGTCATCGGGGAACTGCAGCGGGCTACCGGTATGGACGTGCGCGCGGCAGACTGGTCGATCGGCTTTCCGGCGGCGATTGAATGGCGACAGATGACGTTGACCAAAACCGACTGGTCTCCCCTGCAGCTGGGTCTGGTGCGGGCTCAAGTAGGGCTCTGGCGGTTGTTGACCGGCGGGGTAGCTCTGGATCTGGCCGCGCAGTTAGACGAAGCCACCGCGACACAGGGCACGGTGAAATTGACTGTGACGGCGTCCTCCTGGTCTATGACCGGCCCTATGGCCATGATAGGCAAGATTCAGAAGCTCGATCTTTCCAAGGTGCTTCGCCCCTATGTGACGCGTGGCAGCATGACGGGGGAGTTCTCGCATCGTCTCGATCGCTCCGCGACCGGCGGATCCGCCGCATTCGGCGAGGGCACGTGGAAAGCGGAGGCCAAGGACCTGTCCCTGGATCACATTCCGGTGGGGAACGGCCGGATCCTTGCGCTGGCTTTCAGCACCCTCTCGATCAGCCTGGCGTGCCGGGAGCAGATCTGCGACGTGACCGAATTGAAGGGCGACGGGATCGACGGGTCGTTTTCCGGGCAGGGAACGGTTACAATGCAGCAACCCTTACAACAGAGTCAGTTGGCGTTGTCTTTGACCGTGATTCCCGGTGTGGGATTTGCGGCCAAGGCTCCCGGGTTGGGTATTCCGCCGTTGCCGCCCGGAACGCCGTTCACGTTTAAAGTGATGGGAACATTGGCACAGGCCAGGGTGGCGTTGTAG
- a CDS encoding DUF2442 domain-containing protein, which yields MSTAANIVEPRVMSMDVTDDEIIAHLVDGRTISVPLVWSWRLAEATPEQRQHWEILGDGQGIRWPDIDEDISVEGMLHGTPAHRPRTSTGHAA from the coding sequence ATGAGCACTGCGGCAAACATTGTTGAACCTCGAGTCATGAGTATGGACGTCACCGATGATGAGATCATTGCACACCTGGTAGACGGGCGGACGATCAGCGTGCCATTGGTCTGGTCATGGCGGTTAGCGGAGGCCACCCCGGAGCAGCGACAACATTGGGAAATTCTTGGCGATGGTCAGGGGATTCGCTGGCCTGACATTGATGAGGATATCAGCGTAGAAGGCATGCTGCATGGAACTCCGGCCCACCGTCCCAGAACATCCACAGGGCACGCGGCCTAA